Proteins from a genomic interval of Candidatus Ancaeobacter aquaticus:
- a CDS encoding dipeptide epimerase, with protein MNVTCIDIYEVEIPFKVSFSHSLKTRTSSESIIVKITLDNGSCGYGEGLPREYVTGETTLSVALDIKDKLAPFLIGKSFSSLQEALDIFKNKDYEHFNDCGSSAVCAVSTAFLDAVTKAHNKSIADVIGSQKRDKIFYTGVISSGEMKKVIKYALLYRLGGFKYIKLKVGTPDDIEKLRVVRRIVGKSTDIRVDANCAWNYDQARDIIEQMKIYGVSTVEQPLPKEDIEGIKKLTQSSGLYISADESLTSVNDARMLAKDKVFNMFNIRLSKCSGIFDALSIYHIAKENNIKCQFGCQVGETSILSAAQRHVAMTLPDVDYIEGSYSTHLLKSDIVLKPVKFGYRGIGRPIAGTGLGIQVDETLLKKYTTNTLILTS; from the coding sequence ATGAACGTTACTTGTATTGACATATATGAAGTAGAAATACCATTTAAAGTTTCATTTTCCCATTCTCTCAAAACACGCACTTCTTCTGAGAGTATTATCGTAAAAATTACCCTGGATAATGGCTCTTGCGGTTACGGAGAAGGCCTCCCGCGCGAGTATGTTACGGGTGAAACTACCCTATCTGTCGCACTTGATATAAAAGACAAACTGGCGCCATTTCTTATTGGTAAGTCATTTTCCTCGCTTCAAGAAGCACTCGATATATTTAAGAACAAAGATTACGAACATTTTAACGATTGTGGGAGCAGCGCTGTTTGTGCAGTGAGTACTGCCTTTTTAGATGCGGTGACTAAAGCCCATAATAAATCTATAGCGGATGTCATTGGTTCTCAAAAGAGGGACAAGATATTTTATACCGGGGTCATTTCGTCTGGTGAAATGAAAAAAGTGATTAAGTATGCGCTGCTATATAGACTTGGCGGGTTTAAGTATATTAAGCTTAAAGTAGGTACACCGGATGATATCGAAAAATTAAGAGTGGTAAGAAGGATTGTGGGTAAAAGCACTGATATACGGGTAGATGCGAATTGTGCTTGGAACTATGATCAGGCACGTGACATAATTGAGCAGATGAAAATATATGGTGTGAGTACAGTTGAGCAGCCGTTACCTAAAGAAGATATTGAAGGAATAAAAAAGTTAACACAATCCTCAGGTCTCTATATATCTGCGGATGAGTCTTTAACGTCAGTTAATGATGCCCGAATGCTTGCAAAAGATAAAGTATTCAATATGTTCAATATCCGCCTATCAAAATGCTCAGGCATCTTCGATGCTCTTAGTATTTACCATATTGCGAAAGAGAATAATATTAAGTGCCAGTTTGGCTGTCAAGTTGGGGAGACATCGATACTTTCTGCAGCTCAAAGGCATGTTGCAATGACACTTCCCGATGTAGATTATATTGAAGGGTCTTATTCCACGCATTTACTGAAAAGTGATATTGTTTTAAAACCTGTCAAATTTGGATATCGTGGTATCGGTCGCCCTATAGCTGGCACGGGCCTTGGTATTCAGGTAGATGAAACACTCCTAAAGAAATATACTACCAACACTCTCATATTAACATCATAA